A genomic region of Serinus canaria isolate serCan28SL12 chromosome 1A, serCan2020, whole genome shotgun sequence contains the following coding sequences:
- the DESI1 gene encoding desumoylating isopeptidase 1, which produces MEEPLALHPVKLYVYDLSKGMARRLSHLMLGKQLDGIWHTSIIVHKDEFFYGSGGISSCAPGGTLLGPPDTVVDLGNTEVTEEIFLEYLSSLGESAFRGESYNLFEHNCNTFSNEVAQFLTGKKIPSYITDLPSEVLSTPFGQALRPLLDSIQIQPPGGNTFSRHNGQS; this is translated from the exons ATGGAGGAGCCGCTGGCGCTGCACCCCGTGAAGCTCTATGTGTACGACCTGTCCAAGGGCATGGCCCGGCGCCTCAGCCACCTTATGCTGG GGAAACAGCTGGATGGCATCTG GCACACCTCCATAATAGTCCATAAGGATGAATTCTTCTATGGCAGTGGAGGGATCTCCAGCTGTGCACCT GGAGGGACACTTCTTGGCCCTCCAGACACAGTTGTTGATCTGGGGAATACTGAAGtcactgaagaaatttttctggAATACCTTTCCTCTTTGGGGGAATCTGCATTCCG aggagagTCTTATAACCTCTTTGAACATAACTGCAACACATTCAGTAATGAAGTGGCACAgtttctgacaggaaaaaaaatcccttcctaTATCACTGACCTTCCATCTGAAGTTCTTTCCAC ACCTTTTGGACAAGCTTTAAGGCCCCTCCTGGACTCCATCCAGATCCAGCCACCCGGAGGCAATACCTTCAGCAGACATAATGGACAGAGCTAA